In [Phormidium] sp. ETS-05, the genomic window CTATGGCATAGGCGATGTTGCCTTCGTCATCGTAAATGGGGCTACCCCAGGCTTCGATCGGGATAACTTTATCTCCCACGCGGATTTCTATATCATTGGCACTGGCGATTTCTCCCTGTAAAGCCCGTACAACGGGCAATTTTTCTGTGGGGTAGGGGATATTGGTGCCTACGATGTAGTTTTGATATACTTCGGCAATTTGGTCGGGTTTGATATTGGGGACGACCCCTTTACCGAGAATTTCCCGGGCTTTTTTATTGGCAAAGTACGGTCTGCCAGTGGCGTCGAGAACGCCGATCGCCACTGGTAAGGCTTCGAGAAATTCTTCGAGGCGTTTTTCTCTCTGGAAGTGCATCTGGCGGCTGTAATAAAGGAGGGTAGCCATTCCCGTGGTGGTAGCTCCTACTAGGGGAGGCACTAACGGCACCCACCAAGATGCGAGAAAAGCCAGATAGCAACCACCAGCAAAGCTGCCTCCTACCAGGACGATCGCTATAGTGATTCCGGGAAGGGTGTTTTTGAGGCGGTTACTGCTCGGGAGTAATTTTCGCCCGAGGATGGCACCAATGCCAGACCACAGTAAAATCCATAACCACTCCCATAGGGGTTCCCACACCTGGATTAGCGGGCGTCCTTCCAAAACGGCGTTGACAATTTGGCTGGCTAAATTAGCGTGGATGAAGACGCTCGAGGTGGGTTGGGGGCCGCCGGGAGTGTTGTTGCTGTAGGGAGTGAGGAATAGGTCGTTGATGCTGCTAGCGGTGACGCCAATCAACACCATCCGATCGCGCATCAGTCCGGGGGAATCCGGTTTTCCAGCACGTCGGTCATGGATATGGTTTGGAAACTGCTTTCCATACCCCTGTAGTTGAGCAAGATTTGGTAGCCCCCACCATTGGAGCTGGTATATCTGGGATTCTGGCTGCTCAAGGGGGTGAATAAGGCTTTCCCCAAACGTAGCTGGGGCTTTGTGGCAGGTCCGACTATCTCTGGAGTAATGCCTTGATTTTGGAGGTACGTCAACGCCACCGCCGCTCCCAGGCTCAATTTGATGGTTTCCCCTTTCCGAACCGATATCAAGCCCCGCCGAATTTTGCCGTCTGGGTCCAATACTAAGTTACTGAAGGCTGCTCGGTCTGAATCTTTTAATATTTGAGGGGGTGGGATGGGATTGTTCCCGAATTTTTCCACCGCAATCAGGTTGGGGGTGGATTGTATGACTTTATTTAATTCGTCATGTCCTGGAGGTACGGGCAAATCCCGATAAATCCCCAAGCCGATGACTTGGGGCTGCTGCAATTTCAGATTTTGAATTAACTTGGCCAGGACGCGATCGGGTAAGGGCCACTGTCCCACCCGGTTGATGTCCGATTCGTTAATGGTGACGATCATGATGGCGGCGTCCGGTGGTTCGGGGGGGCGCTGGCGAAAAAACCAGTCTAAAACTGCCCATTCCAGCAGCAGGAACCATCCGGCGCTACTGGCGACGATCGTCAAGACACTTATGGTCAGTGTCAGCGACATCACTCCTCGCCACTGCCAAATCCGCTTTTTCAGCTTTCGCCGCATAATCCAGAGGTCAATAGCCTGCGCCGACATTTTGATGGTGGGATCGGGGTACGTTGTGGGGTGAGACCCACCATCAAACCATAATTCCAGTACCATCTCACCACAAAGCATACCCCACCCGAAAGCACGGGCACTGTTTTACCTACCTTTCTTTTGCTATATCAGGGTCTATCGTGCTATCCCCACCTATAGGTTATATTACAAGTAGATGTCATTTGTCCTTTGTCCTTTGTCATTTGTCCTTTGTCCCTAGTCACTTGTCCCTAGTCCCAAGTCCTAAGTCCCTTGTCCACTTGTATAAAATCCCCCCTACCCCCCGATGATCGGGGGGAGTCAGAGGAATGTATTTTGTTGCTGGGGGGGATTTTTGGACAAAGGACAAAAGAATCCCTACCCAAGGACAAATGACAAATGACAAAGGACAAAGGACAAAGGACAAATGACCACAAATAACCAACTTCTTAGGTAGATAGAACAGGAGGATTTTATGCAGGAATTATCTGTAATGAAAGATACCGTAATCTCGCGAATTTCGGCAGTAATAGATAAATTACTCGCCAGTGACAGTCTGTTTCAGGAAAGATTGGACAAAAGCGAATTACTGCAAATATTTTCTAATATTCTCGATAAAGTTTCCCCCCAAGAACTCATCGGTCTCGATGAAGAGGAACTGACCGATCGGGTGGATAAAGTCATGGCAACAGAGGCAATGTCTCGATTATTGGAGGATTTAACCCCAGAGCAAATGGAAATTTTTGATGCCGCCGTATCAGGGACATAGACATGAGTTATTTACTAGACACAAATATTGTCAGTGCTTTGGTGAAAAACAATCGGATTATTTCATCTAAGTTGCACGAAGTTGAAGTAATTGGACTCAAGGTATTTATCAGTGGAATTACTTACTACGAAGTCAAAAGAGGACTGATCGCCACTAATGCGACGAGACAGTTATCAGATTTCACCAAATTGCAGGCAAGATTTTCCATTTTATTATTGGACAATCTAGATATTCTAGAGGAAGCGGCAAAAATTCATGCAGATTTAAAACGGCGGGGCACACCCATAGGAGATGCAGATATCTTAATCGCGGCTACGGCAATTCATCGGAATTTGACCTTAGTATCCCATGATGCTGATATGCTGCGGGTTCCGGGATTGGTGCTAGAAGATTGGTTGGCAATGCCAGAGTAGTTCTCTGGCATTTAGAAACCGGGGTTCTGCAGAGATTTATCGCAACAAACGGCAAATTTGGCGAGAAACCCGGTTTCTGAACTGTCAGTTTGATTAACTCAAACTAGCGCGCAGGCTCGTTAAAGCCGCTTCTAAGGCTTCTGGCAATTTAGCCGGTTCCCGTCCCCCTGCTTGCGCCAGGTTGGGCCGTCCGCCACCACCGCCACCACAAATGCTGGCGATCGTACCGATAAATTTACCCGCTTGTAAGCCTTTTTGATTGATGTTTTTGCCAAAAGCCGCCACTAGGCTAACTTTATCCGCGCTGGGAATAGCACCAAGAACCACTGCACCATCAGCGCCTAGTTTATCCAACAAGCGCTCGGCAGCAGTTTTCAGCGCATCGGCGGCGACTTCTCCCAAGTTGGCAACGATAATTTGAGCAGAACCTACAGACTCAGTTTGACTGAGGAGTTGTTCAGATTTGGCAACGGCTAATTCCGCCGCCATTGCATCTAGTTGCTTATTCGCCGCTTTCAGGGAGTCTTGCATTTGGGCAATACGTCCGGGGATTTCTTCTGGCTTGATTTTGAACTCGGCGCATAAGTCCCGCACAATCCGATCGCGCAGGTTCAAATATTCCAACACCGCCGGTCCGGCTACCGCCTCAATCCGCCGCACTCCCGACGCTACGCCAGTTTCCGACACGATTTTAAATAACCCAATTTCTGCCGTATTCTTGACGTGAGTCCCGCCGCACAATTCCATCGACACCCCAGGGACATCCACAGTACGCACCCAGTCGCCGTATTTTTCCCCAAACATGGCAACTGCTCCCTTTGCCTTCGCCTCCTTCAAAGACATCTCTACTACTTGGGTATCGTGTGCTTCCCCAATCCAAGTATTAATCAGGTCTTCGATTTGCTGCAACTCTTCCGGTGTCACCGCCCGGGGACAGTTAAAATCAAAGCGCAGGCGATCGAACGCCACCAAAGAACCCGCCTGAGATATGCCATCATCCACAATCTTTTTCAGCGCCGCTTGCAGCAAGTGAGTCGCGGTATGATGTGCTTGAGCGCGACGGCGACAAGCCCGATCGATTTGCGCCGTCACCGAGGCTCCCACCGTCAGGGTGCCCCGTTCTACATAACCAAAATGGACAAAAATCGAGGATTCTTTCTGCACATCTTCAATGCGCACCAACAAATCTGGGCCACTGAAATAACCGCAGTCTCCTATTTGTCCCCCCGACTCCGCATAAAACGGCGTCGCCGATAGCACCACCTGCACCGCCGTCCCCGCCGTCGCTTGTTCCACCGGTTTTCCATCCACCAACAACGCCGCAATTAACGCCGTTGAGGATAACTCCGTATAACCTAAAAACTCCGTGGGATGGATTTTCTCCGCCAGCTCGTCCAAACTCCCCTGCACCGTCAAATCAATAGTTTCGTGAGCTTCCCGCGATCGCTCCTGAGCCAAAGCCATTTCCGCCTCAAACTCCGCCACATCCACCGTCATCCCCCGTTCTTCGGCAATTTCTTGCGTCAGCTCCAGGGGGAAACCATAAGTATCGTAGAGAGTAAAGGCATCTTTGCCAGATATCTGTTTTGCCCCTTTGGCCAAAATCTCCTCAAGCAGTTTTTCTCCCCGCTCCAAAGTGGTCAAAAACCGGGATTCTTCCCGCTGTAGTTCCGCTTTAATAAAAGCCGCACGCTCCCGCACGTTGGGATAAGCGGTTTCAGAAAGAGAAATCGCCGTTTCCGCCACCTGCGCCGTGAATTCCCCCTGGATACCCAGCAAACGTCCGTGACGCACCACCCGGCGAATCAACCGCCGCAGTACATAACCCCTGCCAATATTAGAAGCGGTAATGCCATCAGCAATCATATGCACTACAGCGCGCACATGGTCGCCAATGACTTTGTAGGATACTTTGGTTTTGGTGTCGCTGGTGGCGTAGTCGATACCGGCAATTTCGGCGGCGGTTTTGATGATGGGGAAAATTAGGTCAGTTTCATAGTTGTTGGGGACGCCTTGGAGGATTTGCGCCATCCGCTCTAAACCCATACCGGTATCGATGTTTTTGTTTTGCAGGGGGGTCAGGTTGCCCTGGGCGTCCCGGTTGTACTGCATAAACACCAGGTTGTAAAATTCGATAAACCGGCTATCGTCTTCTAAGTCGATGTTATCGTCGCCGCGTTCTGGGTGAAAATCATAGTAGATTTCCGAGCAGGGGCCGCAAGGACCGGTGGGGCCGGATGTCCAGAAGTTGTCCGCTTCTCCCATGCGGATGATGCGGTGGGGGGGGACGCCGATT contains:
- a CDS encoding PIN domain-containing protein, which translates into the protein MSYLLDTNIVSALVKNNRIISSKLHEVEVIGLKVFISGITYYEVKRGLIATNATRQLSDFTKLQARFSILLLDNLDILEEAAKIHADLKRRGTPIGDADILIAATAIHRNLTLVSHDADMLRVPGLVLEDWLAMPE
- the alaS gene encoding alanine--tRNA ligase translates to MPSALKYLTGSEIRQKFLEFFAARGHQMLPSASLVPEDPTVLLTIAGMLPFKPIFLGQRTSEYDRATTSQKCIRTNDIENVGRTARHHTFFEMLGNFSFGDYFKPEAIAWGWELSTKVFGLPPERLVVSVFEEDDEAANIWRDKIGVPPHRIIRMGEADNFWTSGPTGPCGPCSEIYYDFHPERGDDNIDLEDDSRFIEFYNLVFMQYNRDAQGNLTPLQNKNIDTGMGLERMAQILQGVPNNYETDLIFPIIKTAAEIAGIDYATSDTKTKVSYKVIGDHVRAVVHMIADGITASNIGRGYVLRRLIRRVVRHGRLLGIQGEFTAQVAETAISLSETAYPNVRERAAFIKAELQREESRFLTTLERGEKLLEEILAKGAKQISGKDAFTLYDTYGFPLELTQEIAEERGMTVDVAEFEAEMALAQERSREAHETIDLTVQGSLDELAEKIHPTEFLGYTELSSTALIAALLVDGKPVEQATAGTAVQVVLSATPFYAESGGQIGDCGYFSGPDLLVRIEDVQKESSIFVHFGYVERGTLTVGASVTAQIDRACRRRAQAHHTATHLLQAALKKIVDDGISQAGSLVAFDRLRFDFNCPRAVTPEELQQIEDLINTWIGEAHDTQVVEMSLKEAKAKGAVAMFGEKYGDWVRTVDVPGVSMELCGGTHVKNTAEIGLFKIVSETGVASGVRRIEAVAGPAVLEYLNLRDRIVRDLCAEFKIKPEEIPGRIAQMQDSLKAANKQLDAMAAELAVAKSEQLLSQTESVGSAQIIVANLGEVAADALKTAAERLLDKLGADGAVVLGAIPSADKVSLVAAFGKNINQKGLQAGKFIGTIASICGGGGGGRPNLAQAGGREPAKLPEALEAALTSLRASLS